GGAAGATTGGATGATAGATGTGTAAACCAGTTGACTTTATATTAATCAGTTATGCTGTATTAgtccttttaatttttagacaagaaaaataaaacctaattaaaaagatttagaacatatatatatactccaAGGTTGAATTATGTGATTAAACTTCATTTCAAAAGAgttaaaaagtaagaaaattgGAGAATGGAGTTGATGCAGTAGATGATGAGAGGATTTAGCATTATCATCATATGAGAAGACTGCTCAATACTCAGAAATCAACCTACAAACCCTGATCACCATAATACAAACTACACAGTTTTATTATAAGCTGCATGGATTCATCACCATGGACAAGATTATGCTTATTTAGCAGCAAGCATATATATATGACACCCAAAGGCATGTAAAATATATACTTTCGATTTGTCTCATTATCCATAACTTGATGATTTCTTCAGCTGGTGTATGTgtccataataataataataatatgacaAATCTGTAGCTGATGGCCTATTTGGAAAAGGTGCTTGATGGAGGAATGCACCACCGTCGTCCGTTTGTCATTTGGCCACATGCCCATTTCCGTTTGGCATTTTGAAACTTATGTTTCGACAACTCAAACGGAACTAAAGGCAGATCCCCTCAAGTCCGATGGTGGAAAAGGTGCTTGATAGAGGGATGCACCACCGTTTTCCGTTTTCCGTTTGTCATTTGGCCGCATGCCCATTTTCGTTTGGCATTTTGAAACTTATGTTAAGACAACTCAAACGGAACTAAAGGCAGATCCCCTCAAGTCCGATGGGGTGGTTCAGTTTGTCTCACTGCTATAAATATTACACCTGAAATCTGGTACACgtgtcttttgaaaattataaatgattaaaagtaatttaagcTATTTTGACTTatcttttttgtttataataatCAGAAGGATAGTTGAATCACTGATGGCTTAGGGCTTAATCTCGGAAGTGGTTATGAATTATGAGCTGCATAATATAATatctgaattaaaaaaaaattaattcaggCATGgaagaataataatagttaaattTTGACTTTCACACATAAACCCATTGAAATGGTGGAGTCAGTTAATAGTTAAGGTAAGAAGATTGAAGTATGGAGTTCATGCAGTAGATGATGATGAGAGGATTTAGTATTAGCATATGAGAACAGTGCTCAATACTCAGAAATCAACCTACAAAACCCTCAGCATAATACAATACACACAGCTTTATTATATGCTGCATGGAGAAGATGATGCTTAATTTAGCAGCAAACATAAATACATATATAGAGGACACTCAGACATGTACTTTTCACTCTCATTATCCCTAACTTCAAAGGCATGTACTAAGGATTTTCATCACCCTTAACTTGGCGATTTCTTCAGCTGGAGTGTTCAGGAATCGAACTAATTGGATTTAGATTATCGTCGGTCATCATATGAGAAGACTGTTCAATACTCAGAAATCAACCTACAAACCCTGATCAGCATAATACAAAACACACAGTTTTATTATAAGCTGCATGGATTCATCACCATGGACAAGATGATGCTTATTTAGCAGCAagcacatatatatatatatatatatatatatatatatatatatatgggacaCCCAAACTTGTCTCATTATCCATAATTTGGCGATTTCTTCATATGGTGAATGTGTCCTCAATTGAACAAAGTGCATTTGGATGAAGGTTGGGAATCAAATCATCAGAGTCGGACGTCGAAGCCACAGAGTGATTACTAGTCTCCTCATCCGGAGATTCCGGATCAACTTTGGTAGTCAAAGCTTCGTCCACCCGAGCCTCAAGGTCTTCCCGGACAGGGTCACTTGTAGTCGCATGCCTCTTCTTCAGGTAGTTGTTCCACCGGTTCTTGATAGCATTAGGAGCTCGCCCACGAAGATAATTTTCTGCCATAGATGCCCACCTGCAAGCAACACAACACAGGAACTCCACCTCAGACTCAAGCTGATCACCACACTATCATATTACatggaaaaatatgaggatGATTCTCATTACCCCACATCATGGCGTCTTAGATAGATGATGCGTTCATCTTCCTGTGGGGAAAATTTCTCTTTGTTGAAATCAGACTTCAGATGGTTATTCCACCTTTCCCAACAGCTCTTTTCATCCCTGTCCTGCAGGTTCGCCAGCTTTATCACATCTCCCCAAGGTAGATTGGGGTATTCTGTCTTAAAGTGTTTGAGCTTATCGTCTTCTTCTGGGGTCCATCGCCGTCTTGGGTCCCGTGGCATTACGGATTTCCCTGCAAAGATGGAAGAAATGAACACTGCTTCTATGAGTGAGCTTGAAGAAATAATGTGAATGGCTAAGCTTCAGGTGGTGTATTTATAGCAGTGAGACAAACTGAACCATCCCATCGGACTTGAGGGCCGGGGATCTGTCTTTAGTTCCCGTTTGAGTTGACGAAAAATAAGTTCAGTTTGTTTGAAGTCAAATGCCAAACGGAAATGGGCTTGCGGCCAATGACAAACGGAAAACGGTGGTGCATCCCTCCATCAACCACCTTATCCACCATCGGACTTGAGGGGATCTGCCTTTAGTTCCGTTTGAGCTGTCGAAACATAAGTTTCAAAATGACAAACGGAAATGGGCATGCGGCAACGGAAGACGGTGGTGCATTCCTCCATCAA
This window of the Vitis riparia cultivar Riparia Gloire de Montpellier isolate 1030 unplaced genomic scaffold, EGFV_Vit.rip_1.0 scaffold731_pilon_pilon, whole genome shotgun sequence genome carries:
- the LOC117910406 gene encoding transcription factor MYB53-like, which gives rise to MPRDPRRRWTPEEDDKLKHFKTEYPNLPWGDVIKLANLQDRDEKSCWERWNNHLKSDFNKEKFSPQEDERIIYLRRHDVGWASMAENYLRGRAPNAIKNRWNNYLKKRHATTSDPVREDLEARVDEALTTKVDPESPDEETSNHSVASTSDSDDLIPNLHPNALCSIEDTFTI